The Candidatus Zixiibacteriota bacterium genomic interval GAACACCAGATCCGGAACGACGGTACTGAAAAAGTCAAACTTGTGTGGGTGACGAGCCCGCCGTTGATGTAACACGAAATGCCTGGAACCCTTAACCGCTGAAGGAGGGATCGAAAAATGCGCATACTCGGACGTCATCTCATTGTCGAGTACTGTGATTGTGACCGCAAGGCACTTGACGACCTCGAATATCTCGAGCACCACATGAATGAGGCCGTCCGAAAATCGGGCGCCACTATCGTGCGGTCGATGTTCCATCGCTACAATCCCCAGGGGGTTTCGGGCGCCGTGATCATCGCTGAGTCGCATATCTCGATCCACTCCTGGCCGGAATACGGCTATGCGGCAGTCGACTTCTTCACCTGCGGTCAGTCAGTGGATCCGACCAAAGCAGCCGAGTACATGAAAGAGAAACTCGGATGCAAGCGGGCCGAGATCAAGGAACTGCGCCGTGGAATTCCCTCGGACGTGGACGAAGTAATCGACCACAAACCGGTCGCTCTCCCTATCACTGCAGCCCGGTAGCACGGCTGCACGGAGGAACCAAGGATGACGTATTCGTTTGACGTCAGCACGATGGAGCAGACTGCCCTGATGGGCGGTTTGGACGTCGGGCTGGTCAAGGATTTGTTCAAAACCAGAGGGCTCGACACCCCCCTGTTGCTGCTGTCCCGTTCGGAAGTCAGGCGCGCGATCGAAGATCTGCGCTCCGCACTGCCACGGGCGGAAATATTCTATGCCGTCAAGTCGAACAACCACCCCGCGATCATCGAGGAGGTCTTCGCGGCCGGTGGCAATTTCGACGTCTGTTCGGCCGGCGAGCTGAAAGGCGTCATGCAAACCGGTATCGACCCAAAAACCCTCCTCCATACGCACC includes:
- the speD gene encoding adenosylmethionine decarboxylase produces the protein MRILGRHLIVEYCDCDRKALDDLEYLEHHMNEAVRKSGATIVRSMFHRYNPQGVSGAVIIAESHISIHSWPEYGYAAVDFFTCGQSVDPTKAAEYMKEKLGCKRAEIKELRRGIPSDVDEVIDHKPVALPITAAR